The Aedes albopictus strain Foshan chromosome 2, AalbF5, whole genome shotgun sequence region cgccttgcatccagtcggccagaaatgtcgcggtttcccgcAGAATAATTTATGCAACAATTGAGCGGATACTAcgggatcagctttgagcatctcagctgatatgcgatccacCCCTGggctggggccctgttcgattttatGCTACGGATGAGGCtaccagttagcttagtggttaaggctatggatccccaatccggagacggcgggtccgattcccgttccggtcggaaaattttTCTCGAAGTCCCtgggtatcattgtacttgcctcacaatatacaaattcatgcaacggcaggaaaacaaagcccttcaattaataactgtggaagtgctcaaacaacactaaaagttgaagcgaggcaggctaagtcctagtggggacgtagagccataaagaagaagtagaagatggatgtttctatctcctgcaatgatggagctttggTGTTGACACGGGCAATGCGTCGAAacattggcggatcatgctgaggtgttgatgacgtggccgatacttgaaaaaggtttccaaagtgctcgaaccagcgtttcaactggtcagccggatcGGTCAATAACTACCCagacgggcatcgtagcatttatcTCAGTCCCGCCAAGGAGACgtaaaacatcgtagaggagacagaCATCACCGGTGTTTGCGGCATTCTCGCCTTCGACAGCACGCTCTTTTGTTCCATctgcatgagcgtttcacttctcttaaaaataaaagtactatttttagTAAACAATCATGCCGCATATAGCATGTGCAACATTCGccctttttttaaattgctcatacgctcacatttttgcaaaatatcaatatttttcagtatttgaaggtggtttataaacccagtgagattGCCATTGCCatatcgaaattattgcaaaatacatgctcatataaGTGCACGAGCTGATTTAAAAAATGTGCGGGTGTTAcacattagaccggcccacatttgtatgaagcgaaaaaaaagttttcaaaattcacggggcaccctctagaatcgtgcctttggatgagaagaacaatctgtgaaagattcagctcaatcggttgaaaactgagctggcgcaaatgagttgaaggtttgtatgggatgttcagtccaattatatgggaaattggatgacctgcagtctctcatacagcacgccggtttggcgagttcgatttgactcAGAATGGAAAGAAtgacagttgataccctaatgaacaactttgtagaagactatatcatgataaaacttaatttagttgcggttttagccaaaggaaccaggatgaggacatcttcccccgtttactctcggttgttacatgcagcacgtgtctGCCGTTCAAAACTtgctcactacatcataggcggctatgttgtccttcattttcattgctcacgcatgtgggtgagtatcgagataatgtagaattacatagctgcctatgatgtagcgcgcaagctacggccgaccgacacgtgctgcatataaccagagccgtagcgtacggttggccaggttggcccacgccaagggcgccaacctcagaggggcgccgaaaagggtcaaggctagaaggaaacaggATAATGCTATTGTTTTCTTAAAGTTATCAATATTTCATTACTTATAGTATGAAAGATTCATCATGTGTTTTTACGTTCTCCTGAATTTTAAAAAATAACAGATTTCTCTCGATTATTTTGAATAGATACAGTGATGTTAGCTGGCATTTTatatactatttaattttgagattttttttaatgaacaaaGCGAAATCTATGTGCTTAAGAAATTCTAGTGCaagtttctttctgaaaatttcaaaacattCCCACTGGCGAATGTCTTGGGGTTACTTCCGATGATTTTCTTTGCATTCATTGAATATTGTACAGTTTTGACAAGAAGTATTTCAAATGGAAAGTATTCAGATGATGCTCTTTCAGTTCTTACCTTTGTTATTTCCTGTAAATGTTTATTTGGATTTTAACTCTTGAAAATCTAGCAGAAACCATTCAAGTCTTATAGTTTCTTTTATTTCCTCAAAACAAATTTAATACATAAgaaattacttcataaatttcaccaagtatttcttcggaatttctttctggatttgtttcagaaaatattttaaaatctctaaaagaaatttcagagaatagctccagggatttttacggaaaatctttcgatgattctttcagaaaaaaaaaaatcaaatcaaaaatccttctggaaattcttctcaaattttTTCGAAGgactattttggaaattcctccaggaagactttcaggaagttatctaggaatttattcagaaaggaTTTTCCCAGTATTTCTCCCGATAGTTTTATTAGATAAACTTCCAtggtttcctttgaaaatttctacattattctttcaaaaaatatttcagtgataaatttgtaaattttcttcaaggataccttcagaaccacctccaatgatttcttcaaaaaatctgcaAGGGGTTGATATTTCTATTTCTTAATActtgtattccttcaaagattccttatgaaacttttacagaaaatcctgcaaaaaatcttccagtgtttctctacaaattcttccaggaattccttcaagcatttcatTATGAACTGCTCCAtgttttcctgaaagaattactaaattagttccatttgaaattcttgctgaaatgtctcccgAATTCTCATCAGGTATATTACTCCGgatattactgcaggaattcctccagagattcttgcataatttcgTTAAAGCAGGAATTTTTCCTAAGGTTCCAACAAAAAATCATAtatagatttcttaagaaatccctcctGAATGTCCATGTTTCATCTAATAATTACTGAAAATATTCTTAcagatcttctgggaaatatGTTGATTAAACTTCACAAGAAACCTTTGGAAAAGTAATTGgaaaaattctggtaaaaccaattgaaCTTATCTCCGAAAATGGGTAAAAGTAAAACAAATCGTTTGTCGATTCTCAAGagttgaaaaaaatgaataatttcaAACTTTTACATATTTAAAATgtccaattgtcgtggggcgccaactttgattcttgccaagggcgccatgggactacgctacggctctgcatataacaaccgagagtaaacgggggaagatgtcctcatcctggtttctttggctaaaaccgcaactaaattaagttttatcatgatatggtcttctacaaagttgttcattagggtatcaactgtcattctatcaattctgagccaaatcgaactcgccaaaccggcgtgctgtatgagagactggaggtcatctaatttcccatatatttggactgcacatcccatacaaaccttcaactcatttgcgccagctcagttttcaaccgattgagctgaatctttcacagattgttcttctcatccaaaggcacgattctagagggtgcctcgtggaatttttcgacatttttgtatttgggccggtctattACACATTCTAtgtatgtgcggcatggatgtttacaaaAAAATGAGTAGACCCCACTCATTTTTTAGCGTAGCCTTTTTTGCGTGTTCGTTCTCGAGAGCCAAACAACACtggcgggctacggctttggctcctcgtgttttccgTTCACTCTATCGCGGCAGGTGTAGGATAAGTGCTCAATAAATTCAGTGGATTCATGACTATTTTTgcatcagaaattatttcaaaggaCTTCAAAGGGAATTTCACGTTATTTATAAGTAGACGCTTAcggtatttacaaaaaaaaatcattcattagCTCTGCATACCCAAAAATGCAAGTATTTATTGATCCACTTTAATTTCTACTTCTTCGCCGAAGTCCTCCATAAGCTCCAGATGTTCTTCCTCATCTGCTGCTCCGCTTGCTTCTACATCCTGAGGAGCTGTGTAGGCGTATGCATTTCCTCTGACTCCAGTAAACCTGAGGCCCCCTCTCAACCTAGCAGGACCCTTCCGGTTAAACTTTTCATTCCACTGTTTGTCCTGTGGTTCGATTCGATGTTTATACTTGATGTGATTAGACAGAAAATGATCCAAACTGAACTTCTCCGGACACAAGTTGCAAACGAAAACCTTCTTCGAAACTTCGATATGGGACTCGTAGTGCTTAATGAACACCTGACGTGTTGTTAGCTTTTTGTCGCAAATCTCGCATTCGTAAGGGTAGACTCCCGTGTGGCGGATCTCGTGCTTGTACAGCTCGGAAGTTGTGCAGAACTTCGACGAGCAGTACTTGCAAGCGTAATGCTTCTCTGTTGTATGGGTGTTCATGTGCTTCCGGAGGTGGAAGCTACGTTTGAATGACTGACCACAAACGTCGCACTTGTACCGGCGGTCTTCCGAATGCGATATCATATGGGAATAGAGATTCGAAGCAGCCGGGAAAGTGACATTGCAGATTTTACACTTGTGCTGCTTGGGACGTTCGTGACGAATTACGCAGTTGCGCACGTTAGCCCGATGTTTGTACTTCTTACCACAGATGGGGCAAGGAAACTCCGCTTTCGTCTTGTGAGTGGCGATGTGCAGTGCAAGGCTGTTTTCTTGGGAGAAACCTGAGAAAAataatggtatttttttttagaaaggaaTTCTACACAAAATGTGCAATTTTAAATAAcgaaaattttggaggagttgTTGCATCCACGTGAGGGCTACTTCTTTAAGTAAATACTCACCTTTCCCACAAATCTGGCAAGTATGAACTTTGTCGTAATAGACAAACCGCTGATGGCCCCGCAAATCTCTGGCCGTCTTGTACCGTCGGTAGCAAATCTTGCACTGGAACGGCCGCACGATGTCGTCTTCATCGTTGTAGTACATTTTCGGTCTGTTGGCGTGTTCCTGCAGAGCGTGCTGTTCCAGTAGTTCGTTCGATTCGAATCGTTTCTTACAACCACAGCAAAGGAAGGCATTTTCCCCCGTGTGCGATGACTCGTGTTCGATCAGTTCCTTGAGCGTCCGTCGTGTCACGGTGCATTTGCTGCAGGCATACAGTTTTTTATCGGCAGCTCTTCGCAGGTGTTTGTTCAGAAAGGAGTTACTTTTGAAACGTTTGTAACAGCCAGCGCATTCAACGGGATTATCTTCGGTATAATCAAGGCGGTTTGGTAGATGGGCTTGCTCTTGGTGGGTCGTCAATTCAGACATGGTACTGAACACTTTGGCGCAACCGCAACATCTCAGAACAGTAACGGTAACTTCCTCATCTTTTTCGGGGCGTTGTTTCCGTGGGATTTTGTATGGAAGGCGTTCGTGGAGTTGCTTTTCTTGAAGCGTTACAAATTGGGACATACATAGTTTGCACTGGTGAGCTTTGCGATTCTTTTTTGTGTTGGGACTTGCATAGTGGCAGGTGGAATGAGCTAAAAGTTCATCTTTTTCATAGCATGAAAAACTGCATTTGCAACATTTATGTAGCTTATCTTTATGGAACTGCTTTTCATGGTTCAATAATCCTTTCTCCGAGAAAAAGTTACAGCCGCAGAATGCACACTTCTTCAATGGTTGTACATTATTTTTGCCCATTTTATGAATTTTAACtttgaattcatttgaaaatagGGTATAGCAAACATTACATTGTGCTCTGCCACGCGGAACATCCATCACTGAACGGGGGCGATGTCTGCGGATAGAATGTTTCCGTAACTGCAGCTCGGAATCAAATGCAGCTTCACACCCACAGCAGTGTACTTCGTCTGTGGTTTGTTCGCCAATTTCGACTTCCTCAATTTTTATATCATCCTCAGCTAATTCCATGATCTCCGATGGTTCTGGTTCATCCAGGTATTCAACCTCATAGAGCATGTCCTCGTCGTGCTCGGTAGCTGTGGCGTTTTCTTGTTCTGTTGGCTCAGCGGAAGTTATTGCAAAGGATTGTGGTTCACCTAGAGATTTCTGAGATGCGATGAGGTAGTAGAGAATAGGAAAATAGATAGCACATAACTGATGTTATATTGAGATAAATCAAAGTAACATACCCCATGTGACTTTCCCACGCTGTTCGCTATAATTGTAGCATATTTTGTATCTGATGCTTCCGCGGAAGAAGTTACTGCATTGGCAAGCATATCGTATAAAGTTTGTTGGGATGTCTGCGACAGTTGCCGCAGCTTGTGTGCTTCCTCCAAACGCGAAAGGCACACTGAGCAGATATTCTTTGGCAAAGGGTCATCTTCAGATAACTGAAATTGAAACATTCTTAGTATTATTCATACTTCTTGGAACATCAATTGATTTAACTATGCACCTAATCAGATTTTTCATGTTTAGTTAGTTAGTTACTAGTTGAAAATAAATATAATTTGGAGCCGATGTACGATGCTGTATATGTTGTGTCGTGCTTCCAATAGCTAACAAGAATAAATTCATCAGAATACATATCGAAAAAACGTCCCTAAATTAGGTCACGTAAGGTTGACCATTTCAATGATATTATAATATCCATGGCTTATCATCTAGATCGTCAAATGGCTCTGTACAAATAATATAACGGCCTGCTTTTTGTCACTATCGTCACTATAAATTCAATCATATTGAGAAGCATACTAGTAACTTGGAATATAAAGTATTTGAACCGATAGTTGACCCCTTTTAGTAGCTGAAATTCGCCCTGATAGTAAAAACAATGGTATCCTAGCTGAACGACTTTACCAAGGATTGCACAACAAGTGCTATACTTTTCTCACATATTGTACACAAATCTTAAATATTCAATTAAAATTTGGTTCAAGTTATCTTACAGTGGACACCCCGGGTGTACTAAAGGGTGGATGGATAGAGTCCAATCATATTGTTGTTCCTACAGTTGAatatcggaatttttgacacgcgaaaatccatTTTTATCCCAAACCGTGCGTCGCACGTACGTCGGGCAAAGAGCGCTGGATAGAAGACCAGGTCCactatccagcgcactatgtccgacgttaggaTTCACACATGGATTTGGAGGAAAGTCGATTGTCGCgtgtgaggaaacttcgggtttcaaccgcgacgacaattgtctcttaccatgttaaatcggATACAATACTGGGCCCTCGAAGATTTAACCAATAGTAATGCCCTGTGGAGCCCTGGACTTGTTTACATTTCAAATTCGTTTTATTTTATCGAATAGTCGCTTTAATGTCTTGGAATATGAATTATTATTTTCCGGCGGAGGTTTACCAGTGAAACCATTGAAGCAGGAAATTTAAGCACAATGAAAGGagatccactattggttaaaataccctatgtTATTGGTTTCTAACGAGGTTTCTTGTCGTTCAAAAGGTTTTCTAGCGTTGTCCTTAGCTTGTCGAAAATATATGATTCACCGGTTTACCCTACCAAGTCGAAAATTTATTAGTCAAGCACTTACCTTCAATCCACAGATGATTTGCAGAGAATCTCTAATAGAAAATTCTGATGAAGTTGTGCCATGCTGAAAGAAACTCAGATTAGTTACAGTTCTCCGAAGACCATATTAACATACAATTCATTATTGTATAAAGAGTTTCAATACTCACATTTTGTATTTCGAATATATTGATCAGCAAGTAGTCAATGTCTACATTTCCACTGGTTAGACAAACTCTGCAAAGATTTTCCAATCCATCCATTGCAGCGAGCTTACCGATCTCAGCTTTCCCGGTTCGAAATTTTGAAAGTCTAGTTGCAATCAAATCAACTTAATATTCTGCCGTGGTTCTACTAGCAGATGTTTACCCTACTGTTGtt contains the following coding sequences:
- the LOC109621983 gene encoding zinc finger protein 665; this translates as MDGLENLCRVCLTSGNVDIDYLLINIFEIQNHGTTSSEFSIRDSLQIICGLKLSEDDPLPKNICSVCLSRLEEAHKLRQLSQTSQQTLYDMLANAVTSSAEASDTKYATIIANSVGKSHGKSLGEPQSFAITSAEPTEQENATATEHDEDMLYEVEYLDEPEPSEIMELAEDDIKIEEVEIGEQTTDEVHCCGCEAAFDSELQLRKHSIRRHRPRSVMDVPRGRAQCNVCYTLFSNEFKVKIHKMGKNNVQPLKKCAFCGCNFFSEKGLLNHEKQFHKDKLHKCCKCSFSCYEKDELLAHSTCHYASPNTKKNRKAHQCKLCMSQFVTLQEKQLHERLPYKIPRKQRPEKDEEVTVTVLRCCGCAKVFSTMSELTTHQEQAHLPNRLDYTEDNPVECAGCYKRFKSNSFLNKHLRRAADKKLYACSKCTVTRRTLKELIEHESSHTGENAFLCCGCKKRFESNELLEQHALQEHANRPKMYYNDEDDIVRPFQCKICYRRYKTARDLRGHQRFVYYDKVHTCQICGKGFSQENSLALHIATHKTKAEFPCPICGKKYKHRANVRNCVIRHERPKQHKCKICNVTFPAASNLYSHMISHSEDRRYKCDVCGQSFKRSFHLRKHMNTHTTEKHYACKYCSSKFCTTSELYKHEIRHTGVYPYECEICDKKLTTRQVFIKHYESHIEVSKKVFVCNLCPEKFSLDHFLSNHIKYKHRIEPQDKQWNEKFNRKGPARLRGGLRFTGVRGNAYAYTAPQDVEASGAADEEEHLELMEDFGEEVEIKVDQ